In Drosophila nasuta strain 15112-1781.00 chromosome 2R, ASM2355853v1, whole genome shotgun sequence, a single genomic region encodes these proteins:
- the LOC132787313 gene encoding F-BAR domain only protein 2 isoform X4, protein MTVDFNDYFWGEKNNGFDVLYHNMKFGLVASKELSEFLREKSNIEEQNSKMMSKLAHKASTGTLNSTFAPVWTILRTSAEKLSTLHMQMVQKLTELVKDVAKYADELHKKHKCVKDEESQTLECVQAIQTSTVAVQKLRDLYASKVQELEKLRKDNGSHKDAEKLESKLKKLQEEYKALLDKHNPIKNEFERRMTQTCKRFQEIEEVHLRQMKEFLSTYLEMLQNNHDMVGQVHSDFKRQFVDMSVDKLLEQFVLNKYTGLEKPEMLELEFVTLSGGSRLQPQQASAAASNSNSATSIQAALRAGGAAAAASGSLVSMDQRGGGGSGAGGDALAGISLGSGSAASGSIPYADDAMLGSGGALSSPRPTSPETLGAQPAAASGTTSTVKSLRSWFMPTANKQQLQQQSTSTANFGMPGNSNSANNNNYNNTNIITTTATSVNSNTNNTTTGTINFTTNVTNKNSPNSEHQDNQDQQQQQQQHEPHEVLTPTANVDGRKQMNATTSEQQLSKSLNEQDHLNHQQQQQQTAVGNNGATTTTTTTATTSRRTTSLLNIFTSNSQVSGILRSRRDKAKTKKSKKKKDNEAADNKQEERLTSAERANNTLLDYDDHGRSMKTQNSSGSSAGGGLAALSATSAQGSVDSAGVSSMGGSGGGAIGTGATGNGLANTSNTSGAGAASSSTTGTANAANASGGGYEVDEEGFSIQPAKEIAWEEGHDKSGSFYSDSDTDSDNDKRRIHVKIKPLNNGQAPISASVDELRATVENISLSPTGVFAHHSQQLQGGTRGAVVSRQQSPEISNASTPTASVHPYAPLQSPTLSNNNANNASHNRYADLGDIFSELGEMSASAPPSATLSKPPGRQIPTPTSAGGSSIVIPRPPSRRSDMIAIGTAATAAAGSATVGRGRMSPAPAMNRADSIGSLEFRTAIGGMGSSRGPSPLTIGISDTIPLAVAFHEIIHAYFRGSDESRCQVKVSGDMMLSFPAGIAGLLANNPNPAKLGFRIKQVQNLDNLVPNGKLVQIDRQQSSAMSTLLEFNMPALTALLRRQAENNPNASYFNVDILKYQVRTKPGASSCPFQLVSYWKCEPSYTALKVDYKYNNHAMASASPLLNVTLSVPVNGSVRNVQSKPHSSWLGESNRLVWNFTDISQNSQDGGVGTLRARLELNDGPSTPAMLATQFNCEGTTLSGIEFELQGSGYRLSLVKRRFVSGKYVCEGDGIRSGATPTPPSVGSTSPYSAKSN, encoded by the exons ATGACGGTGGATTTTAACGATTATTTTTGG GGGGAGAAGAACAATGGATTCGATGTGCTCTATCACAATATGAAATTCGGACTGGTGGCCAGCAAGGAGCTGTCCGAATTCTTGCGTGAGAAATCCAACATTGAGGAGCAAAATTCAAAGATGATGTCGAAGCTGGCGCACAAAGCCAGCACAGGCACATTGAACAGCACCTTTGCTCCAGTTTGGACTATACTGCGCACCTCGGCCGAGAAGTTGTCCACGCTGCACATGCAGATGGTGCAAAAGCTCACAGAGCTGGTCAAGGATGTGGCCAAGTATGCCGATGAGCTGCATAAGAAGCACAAGTGCGTCAAAGACGAGGAGTCGCAGACGCTCGAGTGCGTGCAAGCGATACAAACATCGACGGTGGCGGTGCAAAAGCTGCGCGATTTGTATGCCAGCAAGGTGCAGGAATTGGAGAAGTTGCGCAAGGATAACGGCTCGCACAAGGATGCCGAGAAGCTGGAAAGCAAGCTGAAGAAACTGCAAGAGGAGTACAAAGCGCTGCTCGACAAGCATAATCCGATTAAAAACGAATTCGAGCGTCGCATGACACAAACATGCAAG CGCTTTCAAGAGATCGAGGAGGTGCACTTGCGGCAGATGAAGGAGTTTCTGTCTACGTACTTGGAGATGCTGCAGAACAATCACGACATGGTCGGCCAAGTGCATTCCGATTTTAAGCGACAGTTTGTGGACATGTCTGTGGACAAGCTGCTGGAGCAGTTCGTGTTGAACAAATACACGGGTCTCGAGAAGCCTG AAATGCTCGAATTGGAATTTGTCACACTGTCGGGCGGATCGCGATTGCAGCCACAGCAGGCGTCTGCTGCCGCATCCAATTCGAACTCGGCAACTAGCATTCAAGCTGCATTACGTGCTGGTGGcgccgctgcagctgcctcGGGCAGTTTGGTGTCAATGGATCAACgaggcggcggtggcagcggTGCTGGGGGCGATGCTTTGGCTGGCATATCGCTGGGCAGCGGCAGCGCGGCCAGCGGTAGTATTCCGTATGCGGATGATGCGATGCTGGGCAGTGGCGGTGCGCTGTCATCGCCTCGACCCACTTCACCCGAAACACTAGGTGCACAACCGGCCGCAGCCAGTGGCACAACGTCAACGGTGAAGAGTCTGCGCTCGTGGTTTatgccaacagccaacaaacagcagctgcaacagcaaagtACCAGCACTGCGAATTTCGGTATGcctggcaacagcaacagtgccaacaacaacaattacaacaacacgAATATcatcacaacaacagcaacaagtgtCAATTCGAACACGAACAACACAACAACTGGCACGATTAATTTCACCACCAATGTCACCAACAAAAATTCCCCTAACTCTGAGCATCAGGATAATCAAG atcagcaacaacaacaacagcaacacgagCCGCATGAGGTCTTAACACCAACTGCAAATGTAGATGGTCGAAAGCAAATGAATGCAACGACAAGCGAGCAGCAATTATCGAAATCATTAAACGAGCAAGATCATCTCaatcatcagcaacagcaacaacagactGCAGTGGGCAACAATGGggccacgacaacaacaacaacaacagcaacaacgtcCAGACGTACAACGtcacttttaaatatattcacaTCGAACTCTCAGG TTTCGGGCATTTTGCGTAGTAGACGCGACAaggcaaaaaccaaaaagtcaaagaagaagaaagacaACGAGGCCGCTGACAATAAGCAGGAGGAGCGTCTAACCAG CGCGGAGCGAGCCAATAACACACTCTTGGACTATGATGATCATGGACGCAGTATGAAGACTCAAAACTCAAGTGGCAGCAGTGCTGGAGGCGGCTTGGCTGCCTTGTCTGCCACCTCGGCTCAAGGCAGCGTCGATTCGGCGGGTGTCAGCAGCATGGGAGGCAGTGGAGGCGGTGCAATTGGAACGGGCGCCACTGGCAATGGTTTGGCCAATACCAGCAACACCTCAGGAGCTGGGGCAGCGAGCTCGTCAACAACTGGCACAGCAAATGCGGCCAATGCCAGCGGTGGTGGTTATGAGGTGGATGAGGAAGGATTCAGCATACAGCCAGCCAAGGAAATTGCTTGGGAGGAGGGTCACGATAAGT CTGGAAGCTTTTACTCGGACTCGGATACGGATTCAGACAACGACAAGCGACGCATTCATGTTAAGATAAAGCCACTGAACAATGGACAAGCGCCCATTTCGGCCAGCGTGGATGAGCTAAGAGCAACGGTGGAGAACATCTCGCTGTCGCCCACTGGCGTATTTGCG CATCACAGCCAACAGTTGCAAGGTGGCACACGTGGAGCAGTAGTCTCGCGCCAACAATCGCCAGAGATTTCCAATGCTTCAACGCCTACCGCCAGCGTGCATCCGTATGCACCGCTGCAGAGTCCGACGCTCtccaacaacaatgccaacaatGCGAGTCACAATCGCTACGCGGATCTGGGCGACATATTCTCGGAGCTGGGTGAAATGAGTGCCTCGGCGCCGCCATCGGCTACGCTGAGCAAGCCGCCAGGTCGTCAGATACCCACGCCCACATCAGCCGGTGGCAGCAGCATTGTTATACCGCGTCCCCCCTCACGTCGCTCGGATATGATTGCCATTGGCACAGcggcaactgctgcagctggcaGTGCGACAGTGGGACGCGGTCGGATGAGTCCAGCACCAGCAATGAATCGAGCGGACAGCATTGGCAGTCTGGAGTTCCGAACTGCCATTGGGGGCATGGGATCGTCGCGTGGTCCGTCGCCGCTGACGATTGGCATATCGGACACAATACCGCTGGCGGTTGCATTCCATGAGATAATCCACGCCTATTTCAGAGGCAGCGATGAGTCGCGTTGCCAGGTGAAGGTGTCCGGTGATATGATGCTATCATTCCCAGCCGGCATTGCCGGTCTGCTAGCCAATAATCCAAATCCAGCCAAGCTGGGCTTTCGCATTAAGCAAGTACAAAATCTGGATAACCTGGTGCCCAACGGCAAGTTGGTTCAGAT CGATCGCCAACAGTCGAGCGCGATGAGCACGCTGCTGGAGTTTAATATGCCAGCGTTGACGGCTTTGTTGCGTCGTCAGGCGGAGAACAATCCGAATGCCTCGTACTTTAACGTCGACATACTCAAGTATCAGGTGCGCACCAAACCGGGCGCCAGCTCGTGTCCGTTCCAGCTGGTCAGCTATTGGAAGTGCGAGCCCAGCTACACGGCGCTTAAAGTTGACTACAAGTACAATAATCATGCCATGGCCAGCGCCTCTCCACTGCTGAATGTAACACTCTCTGTGCCGGTTAATGGCTCCGTGCGCAATGTGCAATCAAAGCCGCATTCGTCCTG GTTGGGCGAATCGAATCGTTTGGTGTGGAACTTCACGGATATTTCGCAGAATTCACAGGATGGCGGCGTTGGCACGCTGCGTGCACGGCTGGAGCTCAACGATGGTCCCTCCACACCGGCCATGCTGGCCACACAGTTCAATTGCGAGGGCACCACACTTTCAGGCATCGAATTCGAGCTGCAAGGAAGTGGCTATCGTTTGTCCTTGGTCAAGCGGCGTTTTGTGTCAG GCAAATACGTTTGTGAAGGGGATGGCATACGCAGTGGTGCCACGCCTACACCGCCTTCGGTTGGCTCAACCAGTCCGTACTCGGCTAAATCGAATTAA
- the LOC132787313 gene encoding F-BAR domain only protein 2 isoform X3, translated as MTVDFNDYFWGEKNNGFDVLYHNMKFGLVASKELSEFLREKSNIEEQNSKMMSKLAHKASTGTLNSTFAPVWTILRTSAEKLSTLHMQMVQKLTELVKDVAKYADELHKKHKCVKDEESQTLECVQAIQTSTVAVQKLRDLYASKVQELEKLRKDNGSHKDAEKLESKLKKLQEEYKALLDKHNPIKNEFERRMTQTCKRFQEIEEVHLRQMKEFLSTYLEMLQNNHDMVGQVHSDFKRQFVDMSVDKLLEQFVLNKYTGLEKPEMLELEFVTLSGGSRLQPQQASAAASNSNSATSIQAALRAGGAAAAASGSLVSMDQRGGGGSGAGGDALAGISLGSGSAASGSIPYADDAMLGSGGALSSPRPTSPETLGAQPAAASGTTSTVKSLRSWFMPTANKQQLQQQSTSTANFGMPGNSNSANNNNYNNTNIITTTATSVNSNTNNTTTGTINFTTNVTNKNSPNSEHQDNQVSGILRSRRDKAKTKKSKKKKDNEAADNKQEERLTSAERANNTLLDYDDHGRSMKTQNSSGSSAGGGLAALSATSAQGSVDSAGVSSMGGSGGGAIGTGATGNGLANTSNTSGAGAASSSTTGTANAANASGGGYEVDEEGFSIQPAKEIAWEEGHDKSAGSFYSDSDTDSDNDKRRIHVKIKPLNNGQAPISASVDELRATVENISLSPTGVFAHHSQQLQGGTRGAVVSRQQSPEISNASTPTASVHPYAPLQSPTLSNNNANNASHNRYADLGDIFSELGEMSASAPPSATLSKPPGRQIPTPTSAGGSSIVIPRPPSRRSDMIAIGTAATAAAGSATVGRGRMSPAPAMNRADSIGSLEFRTAIGGMGSSRGPSPLTIGISDTIPLAVAFHEIIHAYFRGSDESRCQVKVSGDMMLSFPAGIAGLLANNPNPAKLGFRIKQVQNLDNLVPNGKLVQIDRQQSSAMSTLLEFNMPALTALLRRQAENNPNASYFNVDILKYQVRTKPGASSCPFQLVSYWKCEPSYTALKVDYKYNNHAMASASPLLNVTLSVPVNGSVRNVQSKPHSSWLGESNRLVWNFTDISQNSQDGGVGTLRARLELNDGPSTPAMLATQFNCEGTTLSGIEFELQGSGYRLSLVKRRFVSGKYVCEGDGIRSGATPTPPSVGSTSPYSAKSN; from the exons ATGACGGTGGATTTTAACGATTATTTTTGG GGGGAGAAGAACAATGGATTCGATGTGCTCTATCACAATATGAAATTCGGACTGGTGGCCAGCAAGGAGCTGTCCGAATTCTTGCGTGAGAAATCCAACATTGAGGAGCAAAATTCAAAGATGATGTCGAAGCTGGCGCACAAAGCCAGCACAGGCACATTGAACAGCACCTTTGCTCCAGTTTGGACTATACTGCGCACCTCGGCCGAGAAGTTGTCCACGCTGCACATGCAGATGGTGCAAAAGCTCACAGAGCTGGTCAAGGATGTGGCCAAGTATGCCGATGAGCTGCATAAGAAGCACAAGTGCGTCAAAGACGAGGAGTCGCAGACGCTCGAGTGCGTGCAAGCGATACAAACATCGACGGTGGCGGTGCAAAAGCTGCGCGATTTGTATGCCAGCAAGGTGCAGGAATTGGAGAAGTTGCGCAAGGATAACGGCTCGCACAAGGATGCCGAGAAGCTGGAAAGCAAGCTGAAGAAACTGCAAGAGGAGTACAAAGCGCTGCTCGACAAGCATAATCCGATTAAAAACGAATTCGAGCGTCGCATGACACAAACATGCAAG CGCTTTCAAGAGATCGAGGAGGTGCACTTGCGGCAGATGAAGGAGTTTCTGTCTACGTACTTGGAGATGCTGCAGAACAATCACGACATGGTCGGCCAAGTGCATTCCGATTTTAAGCGACAGTTTGTGGACATGTCTGTGGACAAGCTGCTGGAGCAGTTCGTGTTGAACAAATACACGGGTCTCGAGAAGCCTG AAATGCTCGAATTGGAATTTGTCACACTGTCGGGCGGATCGCGATTGCAGCCACAGCAGGCGTCTGCTGCCGCATCCAATTCGAACTCGGCAACTAGCATTCAAGCTGCATTACGTGCTGGTGGcgccgctgcagctgcctcGGGCAGTTTGGTGTCAATGGATCAACgaggcggcggtggcagcggTGCTGGGGGCGATGCTTTGGCTGGCATATCGCTGGGCAGCGGCAGCGCGGCCAGCGGTAGTATTCCGTATGCGGATGATGCGATGCTGGGCAGTGGCGGTGCGCTGTCATCGCCTCGACCCACTTCACCCGAAACACTAGGTGCACAACCGGCCGCAGCCAGTGGCACAACGTCAACGGTGAAGAGTCTGCGCTCGTGGTTTatgccaacagccaacaaacagcagctgcaacagcaaagtACCAGCACTGCGAATTTCGGTATGcctggcaacagcaacagtgccaacaacaacaattacaacaacacgAATATcatcacaacaacagcaacaagtgtCAATTCGAACACGAACAACACAACAACTGGCACGATTAATTTCACCACCAATGTCACCAACAAAAATTCCCCTAACTCTGAGCATCAGGATAATCAAG TTTCGGGCATTTTGCGTAGTAGACGCGACAaggcaaaaaccaaaaagtcaaagaagaagaaagacaACGAGGCCGCTGACAATAAGCAGGAGGAGCGTCTAACCAG CGCGGAGCGAGCCAATAACACACTCTTGGACTATGATGATCATGGACGCAGTATGAAGACTCAAAACTCAAGTGGCAGCAGTGCTGGAGGCGGCTTGGCTGCCTTGTCTGCCACCTCGGCTCAAGGCAGCGTCGATTCGGCGGGTGTCAGCAGCATGGGAGGCAGTGGAGGCGGTGCAATTGGAACGGGCGCCACTGGCAATGGTTTGGCCAATACCAGCAACACCTCAGGAGCTGGGGCAGCGAGCTCGTCAACAACTGGCACAGCAAATGCGGCCAATGCCAGCGGTGGTGGTTATGAGGTGGATGAGGAAGGATTCAGCATACAGCCAGCCAAGGAAATTGCTTGGGAGGAGGGTCACGATAAGT CAGCTGGAAGCTTTTACTCGGACTCGGATACGGATTCAGACAACGACAAGCGACGCATTCATGTTAAGATAAAGCCACTGAACAATGGACAAGCGCCCATTTCGGCCAGCGTGGATGAGCTAAGAGCAACGGTGGAGAACATCTCGCTGTCGCCCACTGGCGTATTTGCG CATCACAGCCAACAGTTGCAAGGTGGCACACGTGGAGCAGTAGTCTCGCGCCAACAATCGCCAGAGATTTCCAATGCTTCAACGCCTACCGCCAGCGTGCATCCGTATGCACCGCTGCAGAGTCCGACGCTCtccaacaacaatgccaacaatGCGAGTCACAATCGCTACGCGGATCTGGGCGACATATTCTCGGAGCTGGGTGAAATGAGTGCCTCGGCGCCGCCATCGGCTACGCTGAGCAAGCCGCCAGGTCGTCAGATACCCACGCCCACATCAGCCGGTGGCAGCAGCATTGTTATACCGCGTCCCCCCTCACGTCGCTCGGATATGATTGCCATTGGCACAGcggcaactgctgcagctggcaGTGCGACAGTGGGACGCGGTCGGATGAGTCCAGCACCAGCAATGAATCGAGCGGACAGCATTGGCAGTCTGGAGTTCCGAACTGCCATTGGGGGCATGGGATCGTCGCGTGGTCCGTCGCCGCTGACGATTGGCATATCGGACACAATACCGCTGGCGGTTGCATTCCATGAGATAATCCACGCCTATTTCAGAGGCAGCGATGAGTCGCGTTGCCAGGTGAAGGTGTCCGGTGATATGATGCTATCATTCCCAGCCGGCATTGCCGGTCTGCTAGCCAATAATCCAAATCCAGCCAAGCTGGGCTTTCGCATTAAGCAAGTACAAAATCTGGATAACCTGGTGCCCAACGGCAAGTTGGTTCAGAT CGATCGCCAACAGTCGAGCGCGATGAGCACGCTGCTGGAGTTTAATATGCCAGCGTTGACGGCTTTGTTGCGTCGTCAGGCGGAGAACAATCCGAATGCCTCGTACTTTAACGTCGACATACTCAAGTATCAGGTGCGCACCAAACCGGGCGCCAGCTCGTGTCCGTTCCAGCTGGTCAGCTATTGGAAGTGCGAGCCCAGCTACACGGCGCTTAAAGTTGACTACAAGTACAATAATCATGCCATGGCCAGCGCCTCTCCACTGCTGAATGTAACACTCTCTGTGCCGGTTAATGGCTCCGTGCGCAATGTGCAATCAAAGCCGCATTCGTCCTG GTTGGGCGAATCGAATCGTTTGGTGTGGAACTTCACGGATATTTCGCAGAATTCACAGGATGGCGGCGTTGGCACGCTGCGTGCACGGCTGGAGCTCAACGATGGTCCCTCCACACCGGCCATGCTGGCCACACAGTTCAATTGCGAGGGCACCACACTTTCAGGCATCGAATTCGAGCTGCAAGGAAGTGGCTATCGTTTGTCCTTGGTCAAGCGGCGTTTTGTGTCAG GCAAATACGTTTGTGAAGGGGATGGCATACGCAGTGGTGCCACGCCTACACCGCCTTCGGTTGGCTCAACCAGTCCGTACTCGGCTAAATCGAATTAA
- the LOC132787313 gene encoding F-BAR domain only protein 2 isoform X1, with product MTVDFNDYFWGEKNNGFDVLYHNMKFGLVASKELSEFLREKSNIEEQNSKMMSKLAHKASTGTLNSTFAPVWTILRTSAEKLSTLHMQMVQKLTELVKDVAKYADELHKKHKCVKDEESQTLECVQAIQTSTVAVQKLRDLYASKVQELEKLRKDNGSHKDAEKLESKLKKLQEEYKALLDKHNPIKNEFERRMTQTCKRFQEIEEVHLRQMKEFLSTYLEMLQNNHDMVGQVHSDFKRQFVDMSVDKLLEQFVLNKYTGLEKPEMLELEFVTLSGGSRLQPQQASAAASNSNSATSIQAALRAGGAAAAASGSLVSMDQRGGGGSGAGGDALAGISLGSGSAASGSIPYADDAMLGSGGALSSPRPTSPETLGAQPAAASGTTSTVKSLRSWFMPTANKQQLQQQSTSTANFGMPGNSNSANNNNYNNTNIITTTATSVNSNTNNTTTGTINFTTNVTNKNSPNSEHQDNQDQQQQQQQHEPHEVLTPTANVDGRKQMNATTSEQQLSKSLNEQDHLNHQQQQQQTAVGNNGATTTTTTTATTSRRTTSLLNIFTSNSQVSGILRSRRDKAKTKKSKKKKDNEAADNKQEERLTSAERANNTLLDYDDHGRSMKTQNSSGSSAGGGLAALSATSAQGSVDSAGVSSMGGSGGGAIGTGATGNGLANTSNTSGAGAASSSTTGTANAANASGGGYEVDEEGFSIQPAKEIAWEEGHDKSAGSFYSDSDTDSDNDKRRIHVKIKPLNNGQAPISASVDELRATVENISLSPTGVFAHHSQQLQGGTRGAVVSRQQSPEISNASTPTASVHPYAPLQSPTLSNNNANNASHNRYADLGDIFSELGEMSASAPPSATLSKPPGRQIPTPTSAGGSSIVIPRPPSRRSDMIAIGTAATAAAGSATVGRGRMSPAPAMNRADSIGSLEFRTAIGGMGSSRGPSPLTIGISDTIPLAVAFHEIIHAYFRGSDESRCQVKVSGDMMLSFPAGIAGLLANNPNPAKLGFRIKQVQNLDNLVPNGKLVQIDRQQSSAMSTLLEFNMPALTALLRRQAENNPNASYFNVDILKYQVRTKPGASSCPFQLVSYWKCEPSYTALKVDYKYNNHAMASASPLLNVTLSVPVNGSVRNVQSKPHSSWLGESNRLVWNFTDISQNSQDGGVGTLRARLELNDGPSTPAMLATQFNCEGTTLSGIEFELQGSGYRLSLVKRRFVSGKYVCEGDGIRSGATPTPPSVGSTSPYSAKSN from the exons ATGACGGTGGATTTTAACGATTATTTTTGG GGGGAGAAGAACAATGGATTCGATGTGCTCTATCACAATATGAAATTCGGACTGGTGGCCAGCAAGGAGCTGTCCGAATTCTTGCGTGAGAAATCCAACATTGAGGAGCAAAATTCAAAGATGATGTCGAAGCTGGCGCACAAAGCCAGCACAGGCACATTGAACAGCACCTTTGCTCCAGTTTGGACTATACTGCGCACCTCGGCCGAGAAGTTGTCCACGCTGCACATGCAGATGGTGCAAAAGCTCACAGAGCTGGTCAAGGATGTGGCCAAGTATGCCGATGAGCTGCATAAGAAGCACAAGTGCGTCAAAGACGAGGAGTCGCAGACGCTCGAGTGCGTGCAAGCGATACAAACATCGACGGTGGCGGTGCAAAAGCTGCGCGATTTGTATGCCAGCAAGGTGCAGGAATTGGAGAAGTTGCGCAAGGATAACGGCTCGCACAAGGATGCCGAGAAGCTGGAAAGCAAGCTGAAGAAACTGCAAGAGGAGTACAAAGCGCTGCTCGACAAGCATAATCCGATTAAAAACGAATTCGAGCGTCGCATGACACAAACATGCAAG CGCTTTCAAGAGATCGAGGAGGTGCACTTGCGGCAGATGAAGGAGTTTCTGTCTACGTACTTGGAGATGCTGCAGAACAATCACGACATGGTCGGCCAAGTGCATTCCGATTTTAAGCGACAGTTTGTGGACATGTCTGTGGACAAGCTGCTGGAGCAGTTCGTGTTGAACAAATACACGGGTCTCGAGAAGCCTG AAATGCTCGAATTGGAATTTGTCACACTGTCGGGCGGATCGCGATTGCAGCCACAGCAGGCGTCTGCTGCCGCATCCAATTCGAACTCGGCAACTAGCATTCAAGCTGCATTACGTGCTGGTGGcgccgctgcagctgcctcGGGCAGTTTGGTGTCAATGGATCAACgaggcggcggtggcagcggTGCTGGGGGCGATGCTTTGGCTGGCATATCGCTGGGCAGCGGCAGCGCGGCCAGCGGTAGTATTCCGTATGCGGATGATGCGATGCTGGGCAGTGGCGGTGCGCTGTCATCGCCTCGACCCACTTCACCCGAAACACTAGGTGCACAACCGGCCGCAGCCAGTGGCACAACGTCAACGGTGAAGAGTCTGCGCTCGTGGTTTatgccaacagccaacaaacagcagctgcaacagcaaagtACCAGCACTGCGAATTTCGGTATGcctggcaacagcaacagtgccaacaacaacaattacaacaacacgAATATcatcacaacaacagcaacaagtgtCAATTCGAACACGAACAACACAACAACTGGCACGATTAATTTCACCACCAATGTCACCAACAAAAATTCCCCTAACTCTGAGCATCAGGATAATCAAG atcagcaacaacaacaacagcaacacgagCCGCATGAGGTCTTAACACCAACTGCAAATGTAGATGGTCGAAAGCAAATGAATGCAACGACAAGCGAGCAGCAATTATCGAAATCATTAAACGAGCAAGATCATCTCaatcatcagcaacagcaacaacagactGCAGTGGGCAACAATGGggccacgacaacaacaacaacaacagcaacaacgtcCAGACGTACAACGtcacttttaaatatattcacaTCGAACTCTCAGG TTTCGGGCATTTTGCGTAGTAGACGCGACAaggcaaaaaccaaaaagtcaaagaagaagaaagacaACGAGGCCGCTGACAATAAGCAGGAGGAGCGTCTAACCAG CGCGGAGCGAGCCAATAACACACTCTTGGACTATGATGATCATGGACGCAGTATGAAGACTCAAAACTCAAGTGGCAGCAGTGCTGGAGGCGGCTTGGCTGCCTTGTCTGCCACCTCGGCTCAAGGCAGCGTCGATTCGGCGGGTGTCAGCAGCATGGGAGGCAGTGGAGGCGGTGCAATTGGAACGGGCGCCACTGGCAATGGTTTGGCCAATACCAGCAACACCTCAGGAGCTGGGGCAGCGAGCTCGTCAACAACTGGCACAGCAAATGCGGCCAATGCCAGCGGTGGTGGTTATGAGGTGGATGAGGAAGGATTCAGCATACAGCCAGCCAAGGAAATTGCTTGGGAGGAGGGTCACGATAAGT CAGCTGGAAGCTTTTACTCGGACTCGGATACGGATTCAGACAACGACAAGCGACGCATTCATGTTAAGATAAAGCCACTGAACAATGGACAAGCGCCCATTTCGGCCAGCGTGGATGAGCTAAGAGCAACGGTGGAGAACATCTCGCTGTCGCCCACTGGCGTATTTGCG CATCACAGCCAACAGTTGCAAGGTGGCACACGTGGAGCAGTAGTCTCGCGCCAACAATCGCCAGAGATTTCCAATGCTTCAACGCCTACCGCCAGCGTGCATCCGTATGCACCGCTGCAGAGTCCGACGCTCtccaacaacaatgccaacaatGCGAGTCACAATCGCTACGCGGATCTGGGCGACATATTCTCGGAGCTGGGTGAAATGAGTGCCTCGGCGCCGCCATCGGCTACGCTGAGCAAGCCGCCAGGTCGTCAGATACCCACGCCCACATCAGCCGGTGGCAGCAGCATTGTTATACCGCGTCCCCCCTCACGTCGCTCGGATATGATTGCCATTGGCACAGcggcaactgctgcagctggcaGTGCGACAGTGGGACGCGGTCGGATGAGTCCAGCACCAGCAATGAATCGAGCGGACAGCATTGGCAGTCTGGAGTTCCGAACTGCCATTGGGGGCATGGGATCGTCGCGTGGTCCGTCGCCGCTGACGATTGGCATATCGGACACAATACCGCTGGCGGTTGCATTCCATGAGATAATCCACGCCTATTTCAGAGGCAGCGATGAGTCGCGTTGCCAGGTGAAGGTGTCCGGTGATATGATGCTATCATTCCCAGCCGGCATTGCCGGTCTGCTAGCCAATAATCCAAATCCAGCCAAGCTGGGCTTTCGCATTAAGCAAGTACAAAATCTGGATAACCTGGTGCCCAACGGCAAGTTGGTTCAGAT CGATCGCCAACAGTCGAGCGCGATGAGCACGCTGCTGGAGTTTAATATGCCAGCGTTGACGGCTTTGTTGCGTCGTCAGGCGGAGAACAATCCGAATGCCTCGTACTTTAACGTCGACATACTCAAGTATCAGGTGCGCACCAAACCGGGCGCCAGCTCGTGTCCGTTCCAGCTGGTCAGCTATTGGAAGTGCGAGCCCAGCTACACGGCGCTTAAAGTTGACTACAAGTACAATAATCATGCCATGGCCAGCGCCTCTCCACTGCTGAATGTAACACTCTCTGTGCCGGTTAATGGCTCCGTGCGCAATGTGCAATCAAAGCCGCATTCGTCCTG GTTGGGCGAATCGAATCGTTTGGTGTGGAACTTCACGGATATTTCGCAGAATTCACAGGATGGCGGCGTTGGCACGCTGCGTGCACGGCTGGAGCTCAACGATGGTCCCTCCACACCGGCCATGCTGGCCACACAGTTCAATTGCGAGGGCACCACACTTTCAGGCATCGAATTCGAGCTGCAAGGAAGTGGCTATCGTTTGTCCTTGGTCAAGCGGCGTTTTGTGTCAG GCAAATACGTTTGTGAAGGGGATGGCATACGCAGTGGTGCCACGCCTACACCGCCTTCGGTTGGCTCAACCAGTCCGTACTCGGCTAAATCGAATTAA